In a genomic window of Saccharothrix sp. HUAS TT1:
- a CDS encoding ABC transporter permease: protein MTAVLNSEWLKLRSVRSTTYVLLAIVIALLGGVLVSYLMTADWDTSPPDLQQKFGAADPSILVVPFTQFCLGVLGAMAITSEYGTGMIRTALVSVPRRRDYLVAKTAVVAAASLAVALLVTLPAYLAGEWITVGRPSPISAHDSFGEALPELLANVASMVLLALVGMGLGFLLRSTAGTLVSLCVLLYVLPTLTLILPSPWNERAYAVMLPVLAPQLSGDIPNPLLSPLQAGLVMVAYLVLAVGAGAAALLRRDA, encoded by the coding sequence ATGACCGCCGTGCTGAACTCGGAGTGGCTGAAGCTCCGCTCGGTCCGCTCGACCACCTACGTCCTGCTGGCGATCGTGATCGCCCTGCTGGGCGGTGTGCTGGTGTCGTACCTGATGACGGCCGACTGGGACACCTCGCCGCCGGACCTCCAGCAGAAGTTCGGCGCGGCCGACCCGAGCATCCTCGTGGTCCCGTTCACCCAGTTCTGCCTGGGGGTCCTGGGGGCGATGGCGATCACCTCGGAGTACGGCACCGGCATGATCCGCACCGCCCTGGTCTCGGTGCCCCGGCGCCGCGACTACCTGGTCGCCAAGACCGCCGTGGTGGCCGCCGCGTCCCTGGCCGTCGCCCTGCTCGTGACCCTGCCGGCCTACCTGGCGGGGGAGTGGATCACCGTCGGCCGCCCGAGCCCGATCTCCGCCCACGACTCGTTCGGCGAGGCCCTGCCCGAGCTGCTGGCGAACGTGGCGTCCATGGTCCTGCTGGCCCTGGTGGGCATGGGGCTGGGCTTCCTGCTCCGCTCCACCGCCGGCACCCTGGTGTCCCTCTGCGTCCTGCTGTACGTCCTGCCGACCCTGACCCTCATCCTGCCGAGCCCGTGGAACGAGCGGGCGTACGCGGTGATGCTGCCGGTGCTCGCGCCCCAGCTGTCGGGCGACATCCCGAACCCCCTGCTGTCCCCGCTGCAAGCCGGCCTGGTGATGGTCGCCTACCTGGTCCTGGCGGTGGGCGCCGGTGCGGCCGCCCTGCTGCGAAGAGACGCCTGA
- a CDS encoding NACHT domain-containing NTPase: MPEQPAYPEPSDSEPADTGAVVVGGGTGVAHNVMPGVAGGVVQAGVLHGGVHLHVAPPPTIAAQRSSDALPPSEGEASSARPPGREPGASTRRTRPTRPVGRLEPAAEELAMSVGIRLRREYEHQQVHDPFPLPVRWAHVVGELSDHVENIHARPIGGRAERVDLDGGFGQVAEVYRRVPTGRLVVLGDAGSGKTMLATRLTLDLLGDREPGQPVPVRVDVASWDPTRTGFRAWLAELLVRDHPGLARTTPGGVALGAALVGTDMVLPVLDGFDEIARGLRGPALRKLNKADLPVVLTSRPAEYENAVAADVLTGAAVIRLGVLSPADLAGYLPRATRSDPGAGSATGTAGTRWHPVIARLTADVPDAGARNVAAALSTPLMVSLARAIYSDTPGRDPADLLDTGRFPAAPDIEDHLLGSFVPSVYDDPADEREQDWRLDQVLRWLGYLARHGATRREPGIAWWGLGTSLPAWSRAVVVGLVSMVSITLVYVVVGGPLSVLIYGGTILDGLWLQLVNGLLTGAVAGPVLGLAHGLMRHLRVITPAPSLIRVRMGRGRPSGAIPLAKVRSRTVTALIGGLGFGAGVGLLAALPSAAVVTPRTGAVLSAVFAAVFGVAAAAAIGVASWFESPADADAAASPGDSLKANRDAVRTQMLLGGLVFGLVTGLCAYAFGDLIIALVVPGAAYTSLGYALGVGVMNWIFGALAYAVTASAWGHWLIVARLWLPLTGRLPWRLRSFLEDAYDRGVLRQSGPVWEFRHERLQRHLAAGRSPDSPARPDSPHENHRK; the protein is encoded by the coding sequence GTGCCTGAGCAACCCGCCTACCCCGAACCCTCCGACTCCGAGCCCGCCGACACCGGTGCCGTCGTCGTCGGGGGAGGCACCGGCGTGGCGCACAACGTGATGCCCGGTGTCGCGGGCGGGGTCGTGCAAGCCGGGGTGCTGCACGGTGGCGTGCACCTGCACGTGGCACCGCCTCCGACCATCGCCGCGCAGCGGTCCTCGGACGCGTTGCCGCCGTCCGAGGGGGAGGCGTCCTCCGCGCGGCCGCCCGGCCGGGAACCGGGCGCCTCGACCCGCCGGACCCGACCGACGCGACCGGTGGGCCGGTTGGAGCCGGCCGCCGAAGAACTCGCGATGAGCGTGGGCATCCGCCTGCGGCGCGAGTACGAGCACCAGCAGGTGCACGACCCCTTCCCGCTGCCGGTGCGCTGGGCGCACGTGGTCGGGGAGCTGAGCGACCACGTGGAGAACATCCACGCCCGGCCGATCGGCGGTCGCGCGGAGCGGGTCGACCTCGACGGCGGGTTCGGCCAGGTCGCCGAGGTCTACCGGCGAGTGCCGACCGGCAGGCTGGTGGTGCTCGGCGACGCCGGTTCGGGCAAGACGATGCTGGCCACCCGGTTGACCCTGGACCTGCTCGGCGACCGCGAGCCGGGCCAACCGGTGCCGGTGAGGGTCGACGTCGCCTCGTGGGACCCGACCCGGACCGGGTTCCGCGCGTGGCTCGCCGAGCTGCTGGTCCGCGACCACCCCGGCCTCGCCCGGACCACGCCCGGCGGGGTGGCGCTGGGCGCCGCGCTGGTCGGGACCGACATGGTCCTCCCGGTGCTGGACGGCTTCGACGAGATCGCCAGGGGGCTGCGGGGGCCGGCGCTGCGCAAGCTCAACAAGGCCGACCTCCCGGTGGTGCTGACGAGCCGGCCCGCCGAGTACGAGAACGCCGTCGCCGCCGACGTGCTCACCGGCGCGGCCGTCATCCGGCTGGGCGTCCTGAGCCCGGCCGACCTGGCCGGCTACCTGCCGCGCGCCACCCGCAGCGACCCCGGCGCCGGCAGCGCCACCGGGACCGCCGGGACCAGGTGGCACCCGGTGATCGCGCGGCTGACCGCCGACGTCCCGGACGCCGGCGCGCGCAACGTCGCCGCCGCGTTGAGCACGCCGCTGATGGTCTCCCTGGCCCGCGCGATCTACAGCGACACCCCGGGGCGGGACCCGGCCGACCTGCTGGACACCGGGCGGTTCCCCGCCGCCCCCGACATCGAGGACCACCTGCTCGGCAGCTTCGTGCCGAGCGTGTACGACGACCCGGCGGACGAGCGCGAGCAGGACTGGCGCCTCGACCAGGTCCTCCGGTGGCTCGGCTACCTCGCGCGGCACGGCGCCACCCGGCGGGAGCCCGGCATCGCGTGGTGGGGGCTCGGCACGTCGCTGCCCGCCTGGTCGCGGGCCGTCGTGGTCGGGCTCGTGTCGATGGTGTCCATCACGCTGGTCTACGTCGTCGTGGGCGGTCCGCTGTCGGTGCTCATCTACGGCGGCACGATCCTCGACGGGTTGTGGCTCCAGCTCGTCAACGGCCTGCTCACCGGCGCGGTCGCCGGACCGGTGCTCGGCCTGGCGCACGGCCTGATGCGCCACCTCCGGGTGATCACCCCGGCCCCGTCGCTCATCCGCGTGCGGATGGGGCGGGGCAGGCCCTCCGGCGCGATCCCGCTCGCCAAGGTGCGCTCCAGGACCGTCACCGCGCTCATCGGCGGACTCGGCTTCGGCGCGGGGGTGGGGTTGCTGGCCGCCCTCCCCAGCGCGGCGGTGGTCACCCCGCGGACCGGGGCCGTGCTCAGCGCGGTGTTCGCCGCGGTGTTCGGCGTCGCGGCCGCCGCGGCCATCGGTGTCGCGTCGTGGTTCGAGTCGCCCGCCGACGCCGACGCGGCGGCGAGCCCGGGCGACTCGCTCAAGGCCAACCGCGACGCGGTGCGCACCCAGATGCTGCTGGGCGGCCTCGTCTTCGGGCTGGTGACCGGGCTGTGCGCCTACGCGTTCGGCGACCTGATCATCGCCCTCGTCGTCCCGGGCGCCGCGTACACGAGCCTCGGCTACGCACTCGGTGTCGGCGTCATGAACTGGATCTTCGGCGCGCTGGCCTACGCCGTCACCGCGTCCGCGTGGGGGCACTGGCTGATCGTGGCCAGGCTGTGGCTCCCGCTCACCGGACGGCTGCCGTGGCGACTGCGCTCGTTCCTCGAAGACGCCTACGACCGCGGTGTGCTGCGCCAGTCCGGCCCGGTCTGGGAGTTCCGCCACGAACGGCTCCAACGCCACCTCGCCGCCGGCCGCAGCCCCGACAGCCCCGCCCGCCCCGACAGCCCCCACGAGAACCACCGGAAGTGA
- a CDS encoding aldo/keto reductase, translating into MPDFALGLAALGRPAYINLGREHALPEHRDVDAMRAQCHAVLDAAYAAGVRRVDAARSYGRAEEFLAQWLSARGHRDVQVSSKWGYAYVADWRPDAEVHEVKEHSLDRFTRQWRETEDLLGAHVGLYQVHSLTSDSGLFGDLDLLVALGGLRDSGVRLGFSTSGPRQAETIRRALELTVEGRRLFDSVQSTWNVLETSAGPALAFARDAGAEVFVKEGLANGRLAVNPPPPVRELADRHGVGADAIALAAVRAQPWADVVLSGAASADQLHANLKAQHVELDPDELADCAEPAERYWATRASLAWG; encoded by the coding sequence GTGCCCGACTTCGCCCTCGGCCTCGCCGCCCTCGGTCGCCCCGCGTACATCAACCTCGGCCGCGAGCACGCGTTGCCCGAGCACCGGGACGTGGACGCCATGCGCGCCCAGTGCCACGCCGTGCTCGACGCCGCCTACGCGGCCGGTGTGCGGCGGGTGGACGCGGCCCGCTCCTACGGCCGCGCCGAGGAGTTCCTGGCCCAGTGGCTGTCCGCGCGCGGTCACCGGGACGTGCAGGTGTCGAGCAAGTGGGGGTACGCCTACGTCGCCGACTGGCGGCCGGACGCCGAGGTCCACGAGGTCAAGGAGCACTCGCTGGACCGCTTCACCCGCCAGTGGCGGGAGACGGAGGACCTGCTCGGCGCGCACGTCGGGCTCTACCAGGTGCACTCGCTGACGTCCGACAGCGGGCTGTTCGGCGACCTCGACCTGCTCGTCGCGCTCGGCGGGCTGCGGGACTCCGGGGTGCGGCTCGGCTTCTCCACGTCCGGCCCGCGCCAGGCCGAAACGATCCGCCGGGCCCTGGAGCTGACCGTGGAGGGACGGCGGCTGTTCGACAGCGTCCAGTCCACCTGGAACGTGCTGGAGACGTCGGCGGGACCGGCGCTGGCGTTCGCGCGGGACGCCGGCGCGGAGGTGTTCGTCAAGGAGGGCCTGGCCAACGGCAGGCTGGCCGTCAACCCGCCGCCGCCCGTGCGCGAGCTGGCCGACCGGCACGGCGTGGGCGCGGACGCCATCGCGCTGGCCGCCGTCCGCGCGCAGCCGTGGGCCGACGTGGTCCTGTCCGGGGCGGCGAGCGCGGACCAGCTGCACGCCAACCTCAAGGCGCAGCACGTCGAGCTGGACCCGGACGAGCTGGCCGACTGCGCCGAACCCGCCGAGCGGTACTGGGCTACTCGGGCGTCGCTGGCTTGGGGGTGA
- a CDS encoding DUF6191 domain-containing protein, with translation MGMIFAMSIPGLALLLLGLATGEQLSRWARRRKGHPVVSATVLEEFTTLFQGGKHVELEQRQVSLMLGEDEESSAPPRGPLDLDSGRVRLTPKPATPE, from the coding sequence ATGGGCATGATCTTCGCGATGTCGATCCCCGGCCTCGCCCTGCTGCTGCTGGGCCTGGCGACCGGGGAGCAGCTGTCGAGGTGGGCGCGACGGCGCAAGGGTCACCCGGTCGTGTCCGCGACCGTGCTGGAGGAGTTCACCACCCTGTTCCAGGGCGGCAAGCACGTCGAGCTGGAGCAGCGCCAGGTGTCGCTGATGCTGGGCGAGGACGAGGAGTCGTCCGCGCCGCCGCGCGGGCCGCTCGACCTGGACTCCGGCCGGGTGCGGCTCACCCCCAAGCCAGCGACGCCCGAGTAG
- a CDS encoding NUDIX hydrolase → MERVVVVDPDGTPVGTATRARMRAEGLWHACAVIVVRSLDGTRLYVHRRTGTKDVYPGLYDPTCGGVVAAGETPDECAVRELGEELGVSATPEFRFRTPFVDGTIRYVAHVYEARSDGPFTLQPEEVAWGGWMALDEVRARAEDPGWPVVPDGRVLIRKWFTWA, encoded by the coding sequence GTGGAACGAGTGGTGGTGGTGGACCCCGACGGCACCCCCGTCGGCACGGCGACGCGCGCCCGGATGCGCGCGGAGGGCTTGTGGCACGCGTGCGCGGTGATCGTGGTGCGCTCGCTCGACGGGACGCGGCTGTACGTGCACCGGCGTACCGGGACCAAGGACGTCTACCCCGGGCTGTACGACCCGACGTGCGGCGGCGTCGTCGCGGCGGGTGAGACGCCGGACGAGTGCGCGGTGCGCGAGCTGGGCGAGGAGCTGGGCGTCTCGGCGACGCCGGAGTTCCGGTTCCGCACGCCGTTCGTCGACGGAACCATCCGCTACGTCGCGCACGTTTACGAAGCGCGCAGCGACGGGCCGTTCACCCTCCAGCCGGAGGAGGTGGCCTGGGGCGGCTGGATGGCGCTGGACGAGGTGCGGGCGAGAGCGGAAGACCCGGGGTGGCCGGTCGTGCCGGACGGCCGGGTCCTGATCCGGAAGTGGTTCACATGGGCATGA
- a CDS encoding FtsX-like permease family protein — MPTSLRLAVAEFRNRPGRAVLPGVALVVGVACLLAALMLSDAMVRATNDGTPSAPAGVDLVVRPPLPGSDAVLDQATADRVAQVAGVTLAQPIREVRADLLLDGGRASGRRATADVEPDREDLHRVPILEGRSPGSDGEIAVDRVTAHEHGLMPGAAVRLADAAGKPLDVVVRGVTKRGSVGEEPLIVVGERLAAKLGGTPRVEALYVVGGDRAAVAQAAGADFRVDTRAAIAAEPADNSLAAVLLPFSILALATSVFVASATYRAVYAQRQRHTALLRCLGAHRGPLVWANLLEALLTGAVAGVVGAVLGGSVAWLLARLFDATGLSALLGAVELSPPLLPTTGQLLIGVATAAALSAFAAVRPSLTAARIPPLAALRTSEGQTPDQAVVRRRRVFGVVLVAAAAVMAALGVLAAGSLAAIFLVLFSGITAVFGLFGVLGPVIVPALGRIFGSVASRFGGAQWKLAAAEVRRVPQRSASVAMPLLLAAAMVTFFAVTVGSAQRMEDEFSNEPQPDAVVADAGGRALDGGVGAAAEQPEAASTVVLHGVEVDQRDGEGYAFPTLVVGADPDRLRDWLGGRGVGATDFTTGAVLLNEWYAERFGARLGEPFTVQGLPGGPRTATFVGTFTGSLLDDADVVLPDPGLAPASKVLVAFKPGADPAAYQRGVRAALADAPTVLVKTRAETSAENQRYLDLGIVLLMVLLGLSVAVAVTGIGTALTISVQERRKELALRRALGVTKGGIQGGVVAEAVLLSLVGVLGGGVFGLVYAELALAAVGVFAWPTAAVLPLLVGGAGVVVLAVLAAFGPARGAARIRPAAGLAAG, encoded by the coding sequence GTGCCCACATCCCTGCGGCTCGCGGTCGCCGAGTTCCGCAACCGGCCCGGCCGCGCCGTGCTGCCCGGTGTCGCCCTGGTCGTCGGCGTCGCCTGCCTGCTGGCGGCCCTGATGCTCAGCGACGCGATGGTCCGCGCCACGAACGACGGCACGCCCTCCGCGCCGGCCGGGGTGGACCTGGTGGTCCGCCCGCCGCTGCCCGGCTCCGACGCGGTCCTCGACCAGGCGACCGCCGACCGGGTGGCGCAGGTGGCCGGGGTGACGCTGGCGCAACCGATCCGCGAGGTCCGCGCCGACCTGCTGCTCGACGGTGGCCGGGCGAGCGGTCGCCGGGCCACCGCCGACGTCGAGCCGGACCGGGAGGACCTGCACCGCGTCCCGATCCTGGAGGGCCGTTCGCCCGGCTCGGACGGCGAGATCGCGGTCGACCGGGTCACCGCCCACGAGCACGGCCTGATGCCGGGCGCGGCGGTGCGGCTGGCCGACGCGGCGGGCAAGCCGCTGGACGTGGTGGTCCGGGGCGTCACCAAGCGCGGCTCGGTCGGCGAGGAGCCGCTGATCGTGGTCGGCGAGCGCCTGGCGGCCAAGCTCGGCGGCACGCCCCGGGTCGAGGCGCTGTACGTGGTCGGCGGCGACCGCGCCGCCGTGGCCCAGGCAGCGGGCGCGGACTTCCGGGTGGACACCAGGGCGGCCATCGCCGCGGAGCCCGCGGACAACAGCCTGGCCGCCGTGCTGCTGCCGTTCAGCATCCTGGCGCTGGCCACGTCGGTGTTCGTCGCCTCCGCGACCTACCGCGCCGTCTACGCGCAGCGCCAGCGGCACACCGCCCTGCTGCGCTGCCTCGGCGCGCACCGAGGACCACTCGTCTGGGCGAACTTGCTCGAAGCTCTGCTCACCGGAGCGGTCGCGGGCGTGGTGGGCGCGGTGCTCGGCGGGTCCGTGGCCTGGCTGCTGGCCAGGCTGTTCGACGCCACCGGCCTGTCCGCGCTGCTCGGCGCGGTGGAGCTGAGCCCGCCGCTGCTGCCGACCACCGGCCAGCTGCTGATCGGCGTGGCCACTGCGGCCGCCCTGAGCGCGTTCGCCGCGGTCCGGCCCTCGCTGACCGCCGCCCGCATCCCACCCCTGGCGGCGCTGCGGACGTCCGAAGGCCAGACGCCGGACCAGGCCGTGGTGCGCCGTCGCCGGGTCTTCGGCGTCGTGCTGGTCGCCGCCGCCGCGGTCATGGCCGCGCTCGGCGTGCTGGCGGCCGGTTCGCTGGCGGCGATCTTCCTGGTCCTGTTCTCCGGCATCACCGCGGTGTTCGGCCTGTTCGGCGTCCTCGGACCGGTCATCGTGCCCGCGCTGGGCCGGATCTTCGGCTCGGTCGCGAGCCGGTTCGGCGGCGCGCAGTGGAAGCTGGCCGCCGCCGAGGTGCGGCGGGTGCCGCAGCGGTCCGCGTCGGTGGCGATGCCGCTGCTCCTGGCCGCCGCCATGGTCACGTTCTTCGCCGTCACGGTCGGTTCGGCGCAGCGCATGGAGGACGAGTTCAGCAACGAGCCCCAGCCGGACGCCGTGGTGGCGGACGCGGGCGGGCGCGCGCTCGACGGCGGTGTCGGCGCGGCGGCCGAGCAGCCCGAGGCGGCGAGCACCGTCGTCCTGCACGGCGTCGAGGTCGACCAGCGCGACGGCGAGGGCTACGCGTTCCCGACGCTGGTCGTCGGCGCCGACCCCGACCGCCTGCGCGACTGGCTGGGCGGGCGGGGCGTCGGGGCCACCGACTTCACGACCGGCGCCGTGCTGCTCAACGAGTGGTACGCCGAGCGGTTCGGCGCGCGGCTCGGCGAGCCGTTCACCGTCCAGGGCCTGCCCGGCGGACCGCGCACGGCCACGTTCGTCGGCACGTTCACCGGCTCCCTGCTCGACGACGCCGACGTGGTGCTGCCCGACCCGGGGCTGGCCCCGGCGTCCAAGGTGCTGGTGGCGTTCAAGCCGGGCGCGGACCCGGCGGCCTACCAGCGGGGCGTGCGGGCCGCCCTGGCCGACGCGCCCACCGTCCTGGTGAAGACCAGGGCCGAGACCAGCGCCGAGAACCAGCGCTACCTCGACCTGGGCATCGTGCTGCTGATGGTGCTGCTGGGGCTGTCCGTCGCGGTCGCGGTGACCGGGATCGGGACCGCGTTGACGATCTCCGTGCAGGAGCGCCGCAAGGAGCTGGCGCTGCGCCGCGCGCTCGGCGTCACCAAGGGCGGCATCCAGGGCGGCGTGGTGGCCGAAGCGGTGCTGTTGTCGCTGGTCGGCGTGCTGGGCGGCGGTGTGTTCGGCCTGGTCTACGCGGAGCTGGCGCTGGCCGCCGTCGGCGTGTTCGCCTGGCCCACCGCAGCCGTGCTCCCGCTGCTGGTCGGTGGCGCGGGCGTGGTGGTCCTGGCGGTGCTCGCGGCGTTCGGCCCGGCCCGCGGCGCGGCCCGGATCAGGCCGGCCGCCGGACTCGCCGCCGGCTGA
- the dop gene encoding depupylase/deamidase Dop — protein sequence MRRIMGTEVEYGISVPGDATANPVLTSTQVVLAYAAAADIPRARRARWDYEVESPLRDARGFDLGAPGGHPGDNDVEDLGAANVILTNGARLYVDHAHPEYSAPEVTNARDAVIWDKAGERVMEEAAMRAATVPGQPRLQLYKNNVDGKGASYGTHENYLMQRSTPFTAVIAGLTPFFVSRQVVVGSGRVGIGAAGEEAGYQLSQRSDYIEVEVGLETTLKRGIINTRDEPHADADKYRRLHVIIGDANLAEYSTYLKCGATSLVLDMIEAGRRFDDLRLQEPVRAVHQISHDPTLKTRVELTNGRKVTGLDLQFAYHERAAAFVEQEGYGDRDVLRVWGEVLDALARDPQECADRLDWVAKLRLLEGYRARDGLAWGSPRLSLVDLQYSDVRLDKGLYNRLVARGSMKRLVGEEEVRAAVLAPPEDTRAYFRGRCLERYPTSVAAASWDSVIFDLGRESLVRIPTLEPLRGTKAHVGALLEASDTAEQLVEALTRG from the coding sequence ATGCGGCGGATCATGGGAACCGAAGTCGAGTACGGCATCTCGGTGCCGGGTGACGCGACGGCGAACCCGGTGCTCACCTCGACACAGGTGGTGCTCGCCTACGCGGCCGCCGCCGACATACCGCGGGCCCGCCGGGCGCGCTGGGACTACGAGGTCGAATCGCCGCTGCGCGACGCGCGCGGCTTCGACCTCGGCGCCCCCGGCGGCCACCCGGGCGACAACGACGTCGAGGACCTCGGCGCGGCCAACGTCATCCTCACCAACGGCGCGCGCCTCTACGTCGACCACGCCCACCCCGAGTACTCCGCGCCCGAGGTCACCAACGCGCGCGACGCGGTGATCTGGGACAAGGCGGGGGAGCGGGTGATGGAGGAGGCCGCGATGCGCGCGGCCACCGTGCCCGGCCAGCCCCGGCTCCAGCTGTACAAGAACAACGTGGACGGCAAGGGCGCCAGCTACGGCACCCACGAGAACTACCTGATGCAGCGCAGCACGCCGTTCACCGCCGTGATCGCCGGGCTCACGCCGTTCTTCGTGTCCCGCCAGGTCGTGGTCGGCTCCGGCCGGGTCGGCATCGGCGCGGCGGGCGAGGAGGCCGGCTACCAGCTGTCCCAGCGCTCGGACTACATCGAGGTCGAGGTCGGCCTGGAGACCACGCTCAAGCGCGGCATCATCAACACCCGCGACGAGCCGCACGCCGACGCGGACAAGTACCGCCGGCTGCACGTGATCATCGGCGACGCCAACCTCGCCGAGTACTCCACCTACCTCAAGTGCGGCGCCACGTCGCTGGTGCTCGACATGATCGAGGCCGGCCGCCGGTTCGACGACCTGCGGCTGCAGGAGCCGGTCCGCGCGGTGCACCAGATCAGCCACGACCCGACGCTGAAGACCAGGGTGGAGCTGACCAACGGGCGCAAGGTCACCGGGCTCGACCTCCAGTTCGCCTACCACGAGCGCGCCGCCGCGTTCGTGGAGCAGGAGGGCTACGGCGACCGGGACGTGCTGCGCGTGTGGGGCGAGGTGCTGGACGCGCTGGCCCGCGACCCGCAGGAGTGCGCCGACCGGCTCGACTGGGTGGCGAAGCTGCGGTTGCTCGAAGGTTATCGCGCCCGGGACGGCCTGGCCTGGGGCTCGCCCCGGCTGTCGCTGGTCGACCTGCAGTACTCCGACGTGCGGCTGGACAAGGGCCTGTACAACCGGCTGGTGGCCCGCGGCTCGATGAAGCGCCTGGTCGGCGAGGAGGAGGTGCGCGCGGCCGTCCTCGCGCCGCCGGAGGACACCCGCGCCTACTTCCGCGGCCGCTGCCTGGAGCGCTACCCCACTTCGGTGGCCGCCGCGTCGTGGGATTCGGTGATCTTCGACCTCGGTCGGGAATCACTCGTTCGGATTCCCACCCTGGAACCGCTGCGCGGCACGAAAGCCCACGTCGGAGCCCTGTTGGAAGCCTCCGACACAGCCGAGCAACTGGTGGAGGCGCTGACCCGGGGCTGA
- a CDS encoding ubiquitin-like protein Pup, with amino-acid sequence MAQEQVQRQGGGDGDENGDGAAGAGQERREKLGEDVDAILDEIDDVLEENAEDFVRAYVQKGGE; translated from the coding sequence ATGGCCCAGGAACAGGTTCAGCGCCAAGGCGGCGGTGACGGCGACGAGAACGGCGACGGCGCGGCGGGCGCCGGTCAGGAACGCCGGGAGAAGCTCGGCGAGGACGTCGACGCCATCCTCGACGAGATCGACGACGTCCTGGAGGAGAACGCCGAGGACTTCGTCCGCGCGTACGTGCAAAAGGGCGGCGAGTAA